GACAGTCTTTcggcgaaaaagaaaaacgttctAACGCAAGGTTCGGCACGAGCGGAAGTCCCGTTTTGCACGCCTTTCAGACTTTCAAGCAAAAAGCGTACCGGTTAATGACAAAGGACGTTAATATGACTTCGGAAACAGCGTAAGTACTGTGTTGGTTCTCTTTGGTGTGGCTTTAAAGTGGTTCGCGGACGCGATAAAACAACGAGGTTGCTCCCATCGCTAGGATATGCGCCACCCCGTTGTAATGTGTGTTTGCGTATGTGCGGATGTGTGTGAGTTCCTGCTCTAGTGTATTCTGTGCCGTCATTCTCCACGCCATGACCCCTTCCCGTTTGACCCGGCGTCCATTTTTATCGATTGTGCCCAGTTCGAATACGCCTTCCGTTGTTCTGGCTGGGTTAGGGGAACGGGAACAGCACGGGGGTATTGTAGCGAAAGGTTGTGGCGGGTAAAGGTTGAGACCCCGCGCGTCCGATTTGCGGCATGCTGAACCGGTGGCACTGGGCAGAGAAGAAAGACATAAACATGCAGCgccatacacaaacacacgcacacacaattgGCAAAAACTTGTGCCTCTTTCCCAATTCCGTACGCACCGAGTGTTTGAAGGAACAGTTTAAAAATCTAATCggttttgcatattttcttCGAACCGCACGACCGTGGTTCTATTTCTTTTACCATGTCTCCCCTTCTCCACACGGGCAGCAGTGTGCCACCACCCGCCGTCTGGGCTCAAAGAAGCGATGTCATATATCTAACGTTAAACGTAGAATGCACCGAGCCGGAGATCAAGTAAGTTGTGTAGCTATAGTAACCAGCGTTTGTTCGAGAAATGCGAACCGGCGGTGTACAAAAATAGTGCGCCCCTAGTTCGTACCGTCGCGGCGCATGAATGTGCGTCCCGGTGTCGTCTGATAGGTGTCCCTGtttaatgtgttgtttttgtgtttgcttctCCGTTACAGATTCACCGATGAATCGTTGGTGTTTAGCGGAGTCGGAAAAccggaagggaaaaaatatgaattaaaTGTTGAATTTTACGAAAAAATCAATCCGGAAAAGGTTGCAACGAAGAATATCAAACGTTGCATCGAATTTGTCATTGCCAAAGCGGATTCTCAGACACCTTACTGGCCACGGCTGTTGAAAGACAAGACCAAACCACACTGGCTGAAGGTGGACTTTAACCGATGGGAGGACGAAGGTTCCAATGACGAAGAGGGTAAGCACCGAAACATGCACAACAAGCCCCAACATATTCACTAAGATAGAGAGAGTGTTCCGCGCTATTTACAGGAAATAACGTTCCCGATCTGGAAGACTTGCTGCGGATGAGATCGTCCGAAAACAAGAATGAACTATCCTTCGACGATTTAAGCGATGAGCCGGAGGGTGATTCGGACGACGAAAGCATCCCGGGGCTGACGGATTCTTAAATTCTGAACCTGCTTCGGAACGTCACGCATACCCCCCGCCCGTGTAGCTGCAACCTACCACCCTGCCCAAACCCGCCCATATGTTGCGCGTTCACAGTGTCGTATATGGAATGTAATTGGGATAAATTGCGTGCCGTGTAgagcgtgttttgttttcattcgccACCTCTTCAAGCAGCGTCATCAGCTAGAATTAGGTACGGTCGCTGGAGTTGCGAGAACCGCCGGCTCTCGGacagcatacacacacatacacttagGGACACACAGTTAATAGGAAAGAAGGGTGTAGGAGTAAAGGATCAAAATGGCGCTCTTCTCCACTTGGTAGCAGGGAAACAGGATAGACACTACGGAAATGggaaatataaaaatcaatGGAAGTGAGGGGGGCGACGGAGAGGGAAAATGAGAGAGAGTGTTCCATACAATAATACTATAGAAATTATCCTTAAACAACCAACCGACAAAACTCGTATTGaagtcaaaacaaacaaaaaatacaaccaaATGGAGTTTTGGGACGAAAGATAACATTTTTgcttgcagttttttttgtcttgaaTATGGTCCACGTATTCCGAAAATTTTCATTGCCTTTTAAGCGCGATCCGAGCGTAGCATCCTTATTAAACGATTAACAGCCATCAATCACTAAGATGAATTGCATCTGAGTGAGTGGTTTATAAGAAAGAATTAAGTCTTCAAAGGAACTCACTCCCATTGATCGTGAATGATTGCGTTTGTTAACGTATGAAAAGAATTCCTACACTTCTGTGTACGTTATCTAGTGATTTTACTGTATGTGCCGTCTCACGAGTTAGTAGCGATGAGAGTAGCAACTCAATCGATAAGCAACTCTTGACTGAGTTATTTAGCTCATGAGTTAATGCTGCGGTGTTTCACTCGCGAGTATAATAACTCACTCAATGTGCGATGGCGTTGATAGTTGTCGTAAAGAGTTGTAATGCAACCATAGCTGGTTAGGTACGATGTCGAGTCAAAGGACAACAAAAATACCAAGAATTATGTGAGCAAAGTACATCGTAATTGAGTTATAGCTCTTTGTGGAGGTTTTATTCACCCATTATGCACTTCGCTAATCGCTATGCAATTAGTGTATATTTTCGAAATAGAATCAcataaaataacaattaaaGGGGTTGATATATAATGcgcaaaattaaacaatgaCGCTGTGCAGGGAACATGAGATCCCCGCTGCAAACGATGAATAAATGACGATAACGTTCGTTACATTGACGGGATGTGAACCGTTTCCAGTATTCTTTTTTCCGCCTCGTCGATTTTCCCCAAGAACGCAACGAAATTATCATGCTGGGTGAAGCTGTTCAAAAACTTGTTCAAATACTCCATCGTATCGCACTGGAAGATTGGATCCTGCATCAGTTCTGCCATCAGTTGCCGATCATCTtcgtcctcctcctcatcGTCCTCGCCTAAATCACCCACAAAGAAAGGGGAAAACATTAGAAATCAGGGAAGATTAGGTGAATTCATAAGCAGATTTTTGCTATTACCTTCGTCCATATGCGTTAGTAGCGTATGGAATGAAATCTTGCCAGCACCATCGACGCTGACGTCCGTCGTCTCGTCATCGCTCGAACTGTTTTCGTCGTCCTCGCTGTCCAGGTTCTTGGTGTACGCTTGCTTAGCCTCGTGCAAACTGCCCAGCTCGTGAAGCAACAGCTTGAATATTTTTACCAACACCGGCGTATCGACCCACATGGTTTTGGTGGTGTTCGATCGTGTACGACGGGAATTGACAGAGTCCACCGGTAACACCTCCTTGATCACGACATTGTTCAACCGATCGTCCATCGTGGTGACACCGTGTTCGAACAGCTTGCACAGCGCCAGTGTGGTTACCTTCCGTTCGTACTGTCCATAAAACAGGTGTTGCCTGCTGAGCCAATTTACCAGCACGAAGCTCATAGCCGTTTCACCCGTAGGTCCCGGCACCGTACTGAGAAAGTTCATCACGGCATCGAGCTGGAGCAGAATCAAATGGGCGAAAATGGTGACAAGGCTCATGATAACGTTGAGACTTTTCACCAGCTGCATCTTGCTCAGCACCGCCTTCAGCAACAGATCGACGGAATCGCCCAGCAGGTTTCCCACCTTCGTGATGATGGTAATAACCAGCCGCCCAATAAACGATGCGGTCGATTCCGTGTTCATCGGATTGAGCAGCATGGTAGTGACCTGCAGTACATAGTTCAAACCCTCCCCATTCTTGTAGCGACAGATCTGCTCCGGTGATATGTTCAAGAACGATCGCAAACACTCACCGCCCGCCTGCATGACCGAGTGATCTTCGGCACGCAGGATGCAATGGACAGCGGACGGGAAGGCGCTTTCGATCATGGCATCGCTCAGCGGTGCCTGGGAATTCTTCACCAGCGTTTGCAACACATCGAGCGCTATTTCGGGTGAAAGTGTTTGCCTGTCTGGTGCTGCCTGGTCGTGGTTGAAGATGTTTACGATCGTCGGGATGATGCGATCCTGGAGCGGTAGCAAACAGAACGGGTTCTGCGAAAGGATCTTGAACACATCCTGCACCATCTCTAGCAGGAAACGGTCGTCGTGATATTTCAGAAACACGCCCATCGTGACGTTGATTATCTTCGGGCACAGGGTGGCCGTCACGTTGGCATCGAACTGGTTTTGAAACAATTATTCATTATAATGCACAGCTTTCGACTATAAGGAAATTTCAAATGTTTACCCACCGAAATGATCGCACTTAGTGCTTCCAACAGCAAACCAAGCACTGTGTTTTGCGATTGTTCAAACAATCCAACCAATCCATCGAAGAAATGTTCCATCTTCGACTGAATCAGCACGTGACGTTCGTCCTTGTTGTCCTTAAGGTTATTGCAGAATCCATAAATCGCTCTACATGGAAAAACAAGAGAAGGAAAATAACATTACTTTTGTCTGTACTGAAAATGCTGTTTTCTGCTCGCTCTTACCGTGCGGCCATGATTCTCAGCACAATCGGTTTATCCACCGACAGACTGTCGACCGCCACGTTGACAATCTGCTCCATGAACGGTTGCCGTAGAATGTCACATTCGCAAAACCGGCTCAACAGCCACAGACAGCGGCCTAGAAGAAATGGCGATGCTTGACTCTCCATCAGCATCTTGATCAGTGCCAAATACTGTCCCATATCGAAGCTGGCCGGGTTTTCCACAATCATGTCCTTGAAGGAACCGACCGCCAGCATGGACGATTCGTGTATCTTCCACCAGTGTGGGTTGCCCGCATTGCGATCCACCTCCGCGACTGCACTGTGCTTTCCGAGCGCTTCGGTGAAGCAAGGCAGCAGCTGTTTTTCATACTCTCGTCCCACTATCAACAGTACGTCATGTGCCGTCACGCGTATCGTAAACTCAACCCCTTGCTCATCCTCATCGTCGACAAACTTTTCCGGATCTTCCAGCCACTGGCGGGCCTGTTCCTCCGTGATCTGCATGTACAGCACGGTAATGTACACGAGATCGGTCAGCACATTCATGATCGCTGTCTTGTACTTTTTCATCTCGATGATCGTGTGCACAAACTCGAAAATTTGCAATATCATCTGCACAAAATCATCCACCACGTCCTCATCCTGTTCGGTACCGTTAAAGGGTGCCGCCTCGATTTCGTTCACGACGACTTTCACGTAAAAGTCGGCTAGTTGCGTTAGCAGTTGCCAGATCGTCGGCAAGATCGTACCCACGTACGGTTGCACGAACTTGGACATGTCGGAAATCATGTACTTCAGAACTGCAAATAAACAGAATGATTGATTATGGCGGCAAGGCGGTAATTAGTGGCGATAGGcttactttttattatttgcgtCTTCAGCGGAAAGCTGCTGTGGGGACCGTTCGGTGCCGTTAAACCTTCAATTAGACGCTGCATAAAGTTAGGCAGTACCGGGTTCAGGATGGCGGACTTTTCCTGGCGCGTTTCAATGTTTGTGTTGATGCTCCGTAACAGCGAGTAGAGTATCTCTACCGCATACTTGCGCGCCGTAACGTTGTACTGGTTGGCGGCGGTAAAAATCCGATACACTTCCGAAAGGATCAACGGAGCCACTTCTCCGACCTGCCGGTCCAGCTCGAGTGTAAATTCGGCCAACACTTTCATCGCTCCATCGACGGAGTTCTCCGTGCCGCTCAAGCACTTGACAATGACGTCGAACAATTCCTGCCAATCTCCTGGCCAATCGTACAGTGCAATGTTGGCTATGCAGTAAGCTACGACCGATCGAATCTAGGACAGCAATACAGGTGATGAACTCTATTCTTGAAACAAAAGAACCGGTATGAATGTTATGACCTTACCTTGCTGTTTTGATCG
The Anopheles moucheti chromosome 2, idAnoMoucSN_F20_07, whole genome shotgun sequence genome window above contains:
- the LOC128310505 gene encoding uncharacterized protein CG16817 isoform X1, which encodes MTKDVNMTSETASVPPPAVWAQRSDVIYLTLNVECTEPEIKFTDESLVFSGVGKPEGKKYELNVEFYEKINPEKVATKNIKRCIEFVIAKADSQTPYWPRLLKDKTKPHWLKVDFNRWEDEGSNDEEGNNVPDLEDLLRMRSSENKNELSFDDLSDEPEGDSDDESIPGLTDS
- the LOC128310505 gene encoding uncharacterized protein CG16817 isoform X2, translating into MTKDVNMTSETAVPPPAVWAQRSDVIYLTLNVECTEPEIKFTDESLVFSGVGKPEGKKYELNVEFYEKINPEKVATKNIKRCIEFVIAKADSQTPYWPRLLKDKTKPHWLKVDFNRWEDEGSNDEEGNNVPDLEDLLRMRSSENKNELSFDDLSDEPEGDSDDESIPGLTDS
- the LOC128310295 gene encoding importin-9, with the translated sequence MAQNSDAVKQAMFEELEKILHPDSEQRKSAEARLAQLKFTEWYGVILAEFTVEQQIHIGLRQLASVMLKQYVNDCWADGNEEDAVGDQSNVDGGAASTTPALLANDEAKRRIKQILPEGLYDQNSKIRSVVAYCIANIALYDWPGDWQELFDVIVKCLSGTENSVDGAMKVLAEFTLELDRQVGEVAPLILSEVYRIFTAANQYNVTARKYAVEILYSLLRSINTNIETRQEKSAILNPVLPNFMQRLIEGLTAPNGPHSSFPLKTQIIKILKYMISDMSKFVQPYVGTILPTIWQLLTQLADFYVKVVVNEIEAAPFNGTEQDEDVVDDFVQMILQIFEFVHTIIEMKKYKTAIMNVLTDLVYITVLYMQITEEQARQWLEDPEKFVDDEDEQGVEFTIRVTAHDVLLIVGREYEKQLLPCFTEALGKHSAVAEVDRNAGNPHWWKIHESSMLAVGSFKDMIVENPASFDMGQYLALIKMLMESQASPFLLGRCLWLLSRFCECDILRQPFMEQIVNVAVDSLSVDKPIVLRIMAARAIYGFCNNLKDNKDERHVLIQSKMEHFFDGLVGLFEQSQNTVLGLLLEALSAIISFDANVTATLCPKIINVTMGVFLKYHDDRFLLEMVQDVFKILSQNPFCLLPLQDRIIPTIVNIFNHDQAAPDRQTLSPEIALDVLQTLVKNSQAPLSDAMIESAFPSAVHCILRAEDHSVMQAGGECLRSFLNISPEQICRYKNGEGLNYVLQVTTMLLNPMNTESTASFIGRLVITIITKVGNLLGDSVDLLLKAVLSKMQLVKSLNVIMSLVTIFAHLILLQLDAVMNFLSTVPGPTGETAMSFVLVNWLSRQHLFYGQYERKVTTLALCKLFEHGVTTMDDRLNNVVIKEVLPVDSVNSRRTRSNTTKTMWVDTPVLVKIFKLLLHELGSLHEAKQAYTKNLDSEDDENSSSDDETTDVSVDGAGKISFHTLLTHMDEGEDDEEEDEDDRQLMAELMQDPIFQCDTMEYLNKFLNSFTQHDNFVAFLGKIDEAEKRILETVHIPSM